The following are encoded in a window of Phreatobacter oligotrophus genomic DNA:
- a CDS encoding SAM-dependent methyltransferase has translation MSSATSAISMRGAGYYSANTAGAKTVIDKAGDLVAEAIAALPVETGAGAFALADYGAADGGTSLDLMRRVVGLVRSRAPNRQIAIGYTDLPHNDFSALFRLTQGLLGDATKTPLAATPELYISGVGTSFYRQLFPDATLDLGFSATAMHWLSKKPGPIADHVQAVGANAAERVAFQAQAAEDWETILAARARELKPGGKLVVANFCVDGQGRYLGNTGGVNMFDTFAKHWRALWTAGRIGEAEYRAATFQQFYRTAEEFAAPLKNPASQAAKAGLRLDHVSTHVTRCPYAKDFERHGDAAAFARAYVPTLRSWSETVFAGALDPARPAPERAAIVDAFYGAYEAEVAATPDGHAMDYVHCFMSMTKESRG, from the coding sequence GGCCGGCGACCTCGTCGCCGAGGCGATCGCCGCCCTGCCGGTCGAGACGGGTGCGGGCGCCTTTGCCCTGGCCGATTACGGCGCAGCCGACGGCGGCACCTCGCTTGACCTGATGCGGCGGGTCGTCGGGCTGGTCCGGAGCAGGGCGCCAAACCGGCAGATCGCCATCGGCTACACGGACCTGCCGCACAACGACTTTTCGGCGCTGTTCCGCCTGACCCAGGGGCTGCTTGGCGATGCGACCAAGACGCCGCTGGCCGCGACCCCCGAACTCTACATTTCCGGCGTCGGCACCAGCTTCTACCGCCAGCTCTTTCCTGATGCGACGCTCGATCTCGGTTTCTCCGCCACCGCCATGCACTGGCTGTCGAAAAAGCCGGGCCCCATCGCCGACCATGTGCAGGCGGTGGGGGCAAATGCCGCCGAGCGCGTCGCCTTCCAAGCGCAGGCGGCCGAGGACTGGGAGACGATCCTCGCCGCGCGCGCCCGTGAACTGAAGCCCGGCGGCAAGCTGGTGGTCGCCAATTTCTGTGTCGACGGGCAGGGCCGCTATCTCGGCAATACCGGCGGCGTGAACATGTTCGACACCTTCGCCAAGCACTGGCGGGCCCTGTGGACCGCGGGCCGCATCGGGGAGGCGGAGTATCGTGCCGCCACCTTCCAGCAGTTCTACCGGACGGCCGAGGAATTCGCCGCGCCGCTGAAGAACCCGGCCTCACAGGCGGCCAAGGCGGGGCTCCGGCTCGACCACGTCTCAACCCACGTGACCCGCTGCCCCTATGCGAAGGATTTCGAGCGCCACGGCGACGCGGCCGCCTTTGCGCGCGCCTATGTGCCGACGCTGCGCTCCTGGTCGGAGACGGTCTTCGCCGGCGCGCTCGACCCTGCCCGCCCTGCACCGGAGCGCGCCGCGATCGTCGACGCCTTCTACGGGGCCTATGAGGCGGAGGTCGCCGCGACGCCGGACGGTCATGCGATGGATTACGTCCATTGCTTCATGAGCATGACGAAAGAGAGCCGGGGCTGA
- a CDS encoding amino acid ABC transporter permease, which translates to MDLVAGFFRDLNATTGWNFSIFHDPFDMRRFGSAFLVTVQLAVLSVVFSLVIGIAGAFAQSLRFAPLRWLVNGYIAFFRNTPPLVQMYFFFFALGSITPSVRDDIGMETPLVSNFTWALVALSFFAGAFNVEIFRSGIEAIPRSTIEAAESLGYSKARAYVHIVLPLAFRVCLPSLNNNLVNLIKTTTLAYAIGVPEMLYVANQIWSDTLNVVEMMNVLLILYIGLVSLLVFMMRRWEEAMRMPGYGS; encoded by the coding sequence ATGGACCTCGTCGCCGGCTTCTTCCGCGATCTGAATGCCACGACGGGGTGGAACTTCTCGATCTTCCACGACCCGTTCGACATGCGGCGGTTCGGGTCTGCCTTCCTCGTCACGGTCCAGCTCGCCGTCCTGTCGGTCGTCTTCTCGCTGGTCATCGGGATTGCCGGCGCCTTCGCCCAATCCCTGCGCTTCGCGCCGCTGCGCTGGCTGGTGAACGGCTACATCGCCTTCTTCCGCAACACCCCGCCGCTCGTGCAGATGTATTTCTTCTTCTTCGCGCTCGGCTCCATCACTCCGAGCGTGCGCGACGACATCGGCATGGAGACGCCCCTCGTCTCGAATTTCACCTGGGCCCTGGTCGCCCTCTCGTTCTTTGCCGGCGCCTTCAACGTCGAGATTTTTCGCTCGGGCATCGAGGCCATCCCGCGCTCCACCATCGAGGCGGCCGAAAGCCTCGGCTATTCGAAGGCGCGCGCCTATGTCCACATCGTGCTGCCGCTGGCCTTCCGCGTCTGCCTGCCCTCGCTGAACAACAACCTTGTCAACCTCATCAAGACGACGACGCTCGCCTACGCCATCGGCGTGCCGGAAATGCTCTATGTGGCCAACCAGATCTGGTCCGACACGCTCAATGTCGTGGAGATGATGAACGTCCTGCTGATCCTCTATATCGGCCTGGTCAGCCTGCTCGTCTTCATGATGCGGCGCTGGGAGGAGGCGATGCGCATGCCGGGCTACGGCTCATGA
- a CDS encoding transporter substrate-binding domain-containing protein, whose product MRLIAASRRLALGALVCLGLALPSSLPAAAQGAPAGESTLAKIMREGVLRVGVRADYRPWGFRNPAGEFVGLEIEMARDVARTLGVRAEFTPVIAANRMQFLAQGQIDLMIATMSDVADRRRVVGIVHPNYYSSGFNILMPRSVNVTDWNQLRGRQLCAIQGAWYNRPATERFGVEIVAFTGIAEVETALEQRRCLGWIYDDNLIAVMLASDRWKDYHQPLASQNDTPWGLAVRLADLEGPFGRFMSGMVAHWHRSGALLRWEKEAGIAQSPFLKRMNEALRDHIAN is encoded by the coding sequence ATGCGTCTCATCGCCGCCTCACGCCGCCTCGCCCTGGGCGCCCTTGTCTGTCTCGGCCTCGCCCTGCCCTCCAGCCTGCCAGCCGCGGCGCAAGGCGCGCCAGCCGGCGAGAGCACCCTCGCCAAGATCATGCGGGAGGGCGTTCTTCGCGTCGGGGTTCGCGCCGACTACCGCCCCTGGGGGTTCCGCAATCCGGCCGGCGAGTTCGTCGGGCTGGAGATCGAGATGGCGCGGGACGTCGCCCGCACGCTGGGCGTCCGCGCCGAGTTCACGCCGGTCATCGCCGCCAATCGCATGCAGTTCCTGGCCCAGGGCCAGATCGATCTGATGATTGCGACCATGTCCGACGTCGCCGACCGCCGCCGTGTCGTCGGCATCGTCCATCCGAACTACTACTCGTCGGGCTTCAACATCCTGATGCCGCGATCGGTCAACGTGACCGACTGGAACCAGCTGCGGGGCCGGCAGCTCTGCGCTATCCAGGGCGCCTGGTACAATCGCCCCGCCACCGAGCGCTTCGGCGTCGAGATCGTGGCGTTCACCGGCATCGCCGAAGTGGAGACGGCCCTGGAGCAGCGCCGCTGCCTCGGCTGGATCTATGACGACAACCTCATCGCCGTCATGCTCGCGAGCGACCGCTGGAAGGACTATCACCAGCCCCTCGCCTCGCAGAACGACACGCCCTGGGGCCTCGCCGTGCGGCTGGCCGACCTCGAAGGGCCCTTCGGCCGCTTCATGTCCGGCATGGTCGCTCACTGGCACCGCTCGGGCGCCCTCCTTCGCTGGGAGAAGGAGGCAGGTATCGCCCAGAGCCCGTTCCTGAAGCGGATGAACGAGGCCCTCAGGGACCATATCGCCAACTGA
- a CDS encoding amino acid ABC transporter ATP-binding protein: MTAPLIRIEGLRKRFGANEVLKGVSFEVARGEAICIIGPSGSGKSTILRCINALVPFEAGSIHVGETDVGDPRLDKIALRRRVGMVFQQYNLFPHRTALQNVMMAPIQVLKQDRREVEARARALMAKVRLEGKEDAYPGELSGGQQQRVAIARSLCMQPEVMLFDEVTAALDPETVKEVLVTIRDLVEEGMTCLLVTHEMAFARDVADHVYFTDSGVIVEHGAPDALFTAPRHERTRAFLERVL; this comes from the coding sequence ATGACCGCGCCGCTCATCCGCATCGAGGGCCTGAGGAAGCGCTTCGGCGCCAACGAGGTGCTGAAGGGCGTCTCGTTCGAGGTCGCACGCGGCGAGGCCATCTGCATCATCGGACCGTCGGGGTCGGGCAAGTCGACCATCCTGCGCTGCATCAACGCGCTGGTGCCGTTCGAGGCCGGTTCGATCCATGTCGGGGAGACCGATGTCGGCGATCCCCGGCTCGACAAGATCGCCTTGCGCCGGCGTGTCGGCATGGTCTTCCAGCAGTACAATCTCTTCCCCCACCGCACCGCCCTGCAAAACGTCATGATGGCGCCGATCCAGGTGCTGAAGCAGGACCGCCGCGAGGTGGAGGCCCGCGCCCGCGCGCTGATGGCGAAGGTGCGGCTGGAGGGCAAGGAGGACGCGTATCCCGGCGAATTGTCCGGCGGCCAGCAGCAGCGCGTCGCCATCGCCCGCTCGCTGTGCATGCAGCCCGAGGTGATGCTTTTCGACGAGGTGACAGCCGCCCTCGACCCGGAGACGGTGAAGGAGGTCCTGGTCACCATCCGCGACCTCGTCGAGGAGGGCATGACCTGCCTGCTCGTCACCCATGAGATGGCCTTCGCGCGCGACGTCGCCGACCATGTCTATTTCACGGATTCCGGCGTCATCGTCGAACATGGCGCGCCGGACGCGCTGTTCACCGCCCCGCGCCACGAGCGCACCCGCGCCTTCCTGGAGCGGGTGCTGTAG
- a CDS encoding GlxA family transcriptional regulator, whose amino-acid sequence MRIAADMSSADTTMPNRDIVSGPPDPRAAPRAVVQGRVPVPAGSRDTPRRIGFLLAPDFAMIAYSCAMEPYRAANALAGRTLYTWKHVSPDGRPALASNGLAIVPDQGLEGPLDVDDLFVCAGGNPTLFDDQATLAWLRAQAHRGIRIGGVSGGPYLLARAGLLSGYRCTLHWEYDPALREEFPNLDITRNLFEIDRNRCTSSGGTAALDMMAALIAAEYGRPLARAVSEWFLHTTIRQSAAPQRMSLRERYDIANPAVLAALERMEAALEEPLAREALAETAGVSLRQLERLFRAHLGRTLREHYLDLRLDRARNLVTQTALPIIEVAFACGFVSAPHFSRAYRARFGLPPTRERRRA is encoded by the coding sequence ATGAGGATCGCTGCCGACATGTCCTCAGCCGACACGACCATGCCTAATCGCGACATCGTATCGGGCCCTCCCGATCCGCGAGCGGCCCCGCGCGCCGTGGTGCAAGGCCGCGTCCCGGTCCCCGCCGGCTCACGTGACACGCCGCGACGCATCGGCTTCCTGCTGGCGCCGGATTTCGCGATGATCGCCTATTCCTGCGCGATGGAACCCTACCGCGCCGCCAACGCCCTGGCGGGCCGCACGCTCTACACCTGGAAGCACGTCTCGCCCGACGGCCGCCCCGCCCTCGCCTCCAACGGCCTCGCCATCGTGCCGGACCAAGGGCTCGAGGGCCCGCTCGACGTGGACGACCTGTTCGTCTGCGCGGGCGGCAATCCGACCCTGTTCGACGATCAGGCAACGCTGGCGTGGCTGCGCGCCCAGGCCCATCGCGGCATCCGGATCGGCGGCGTCTCGGGCGGCCCCTACCTTCTCGCCCGCGCCGGGCTCCTTTCCGGCTACCGGTGCACCCTTCACTGGGAGTACGACCCGGCCCTGCGCGAGGAATTCCCGAACCTCGACATCACGCGCAACCTGTTCGAGATCGATCGGAACCGCTGCACCTCCTCGGGCGGGACGGCCGCACTCGACATGATGGCCGCGCTCATCGCGGCGGAATACGGGCGGCCGCTGGCGCGCGCCGTCAGCGAATGGTTCCTGCACACGACGATCCGCCAGTCCGCGGCGCCCCAGCGCATGAGCCTGCGCGAGCGCTACGACATCGCCAATCCCGCCGTGCTGGCGGCGCTCGAGCGGATGGAGGCGGCCCTCGAGGAGCCCCTCGCCCGCGAGGCGCTGGCCGAGACAGCCGGTGTCTCCTTGCGACAGCTCGAACGCCTGTTCCGCGCGCATCTCGGCCGCACCTTGCGCGAGCACTACCTCGACCTCCGGCTCGACCGGGCGCGCAACCTCGTCACCCAGACGGCCCTGCCGATCATCGAGGTGGCCTTCGCCTGCGGCTTCGTCTCGGCGCCGCATTTCTCGCGCGCCTATCGTGCGCGGTTCGGATTGCCACCCACGCGGGAGCGGCGGCGGGCGTGA
- a CDS encoding TRAP transporter substrate-binding protein — MSRRMFLKGAAVAGAATLAAPALGQTAQVRWRMATSWPKSLDTIYGSAAALGERVSQITEGRFQIQVFAGGEIVPPLAVFDAVSNGTVEMGHTLSSYFFGKNSAYAFDGGLPFGLNTRQQQAWMVDGGGAAMMRELFGKSNIVPFPVGNVGVQMGGWYRKEINTVEDLQGLKIRIGGLGGSIFRRLGAVPQQIPAGDIYPSLERGTIDAAEWIGPYDDEKLGFGRVARFYYTPGWFDGAAQITSYVNAAKWAELPKPFQAAFEAAANEQVMQMMATYDRRNPDALKRLVASGVQLRAFPRPVLEACYRATVAQCDELATQNPDFARIYTAWKTFHDDQNLWFRVAENTLDQFRYSTQGWGRS; from the coding sequence ATGTCACGTCGCATGTTCCTGAAGGGCGCCGCCGTCGCCGGCGCCGCAACGCTCGCCGCTCCCGCCCTCGGCCAGACGGCCCAGGTGCGCTGGCGCATGGCGACGAGCTGGCCGAAAAGCCTCGATACGATCTACGGATCGGCCGCCGCACTCGGCGAAAGGGTGAGCCAGATCACCGAGGGCCGTTTCCAGATCCAGGTCTTCGCCGGCGGCGAGATCGTGCCGCCCCTGGCCGTGTTCGACGCGGTGAGCAACGGCACGGTAGAGATGGGCCATACCCTGTCGTCCTATTTCTTCGGCAAGAACTCGGCCTACGCCTTCGATGGCGGGCTGCCCTTCGGCCTGAACACCCGGCAGCAGCAAGCCTGGATGGTGGATGGCGGCGGCGCGGCGATGATGCGCGAGCTGTTCGGCAAGTCGAACATCGTGCCTTTCCCGGTCGGCAATGTCGGCGTGCAGATGGGCGGCTGGTATCGCAAGGAGATCAACACCGTCGAGGATCTGCAGGGCCTGAAGATCCGCATCGGCGGACTCGGCGGCTCGATCTTTCGCCGTCTCGGCGCCGTGCCGCAGCAGATCCCGGCGGGCGACATCTATCCCTCGCTGGAGCGCGGCACGATCGACGCGGCGGAGTGGATCGGCCCCTATGATGACGAGAAGCTCGGCTTCGGCCGGGTGGCGCGCTTCTACTACACGCCGGGCTGGTTCGACGGGGCGGCGCAGATCACCTCCTACGTGAATGCCGCCAAATGGGCCGAATTGCCGAAGCCGTTCCAGGCCGCCTTCGAGGCCGCGGCCAACGAGCAGGTGATGCAGATGATGGCCACCTATGACCGTCGCAATCCGGACGCGCTGAAGCGACTGGTCGCCTCCGGCGTGCAGCTGCGCGCCTTCCCGCGGCCGGTGCTCGAGGCCTGCTATCGGGCGACCGTTGCCCAGTGCGACGAGCTGGCCACGCAGAACCCCGATTTCGCCCGCATCTACACGGCCTGGAAGACCTTCCACGACGACCAGAACCTGTGGTTCCGCGTCGCCGAGAACACCCTCGACCAGTTCCGCTACTCGACGCAGGGCTGGGGCCGGAGCTGA
- a CDS encoding amino acid ABC transporter permease → MRRPLADNAAFPVLLPPAARVARRLEEERRYALPVVRLDGRTMLVLAALLCLWAGVAEAQALASGQESVLATIFKWTPLISRGFALNVAISLIAMGLGTMLGLFLGLAQISLLPPVRAGSWALTQFFRNAPWLVLLFYCIFVLPFRVTVFGQTFDVPNWLRATIGLTLPVMANVSEIVRGAVQSIPRGQWEAAESLGYRRGQTLREIILPQCLKRMAPPWMNLYAILVMSTPLASVVGVEEAMTLTRGALNAERRGDLLIPMYGALLLAFFVYCWPIARATQALERRWQVTT, encoded by the coding sequence ATGAGGCGCCCCCTCGCCGACAACGCCGCCTTTCCGGTGCTGCTGCCGCCGGCGGCCCGCGTTGCCCGCCGCCTCGAGGAGGAGCGACGCTACGCCCTGCCGGTGGTCCGGCTGGACGGGCGGACCATGCTCGTCCTCGCCGCGCTCCTCTGCCTCTGGGCCGGCGTCGCGGAGGCGCAGGCGCTGGCGTCAGGCCAGGAGAGCGTCCTCGCCACTATCTTCAAATGGACGCCGCTCATCTCGCGCGGCTTCGCGCTCAATGTCGCCATCTCCCTGATCGCTATGGGGCTGGGCACGATGCTCGGCCTGTTCCTCGGCCTCGCGCAGATCTCGCTCCTGCCGCCGGTGCGCGCCGGGTCCTGGGCGCTGACGCAGTTCTTCCGCAACGCGCCCTGGCTGGTGCTGCTGTTCTACTGCATCTTCGTCCTGCCCTTCCGCGTCACCGTGTTCGGGCAGACCTTCGACGTGCCGAACTGGCTGCGCGCAACGATCGGGCTCACCCTGCCCGTCATGGCCAATGTCTCGGAAATCGTGCGTGGCGCGGTGCAGTCCATCCCGCGCGGCCAATGGGAGGCGGCGGAGAGCCTCGGCTACCGGCGCGGCCAGACGCTGCGCGAGATCATCCTGCCGCAATGCCTCAAGCGGATGGCGCCGCCCTGGATGAACCTCTACGCCATCCTCGTCATGTCGACGCCGCTGGCCTCGGTGGTCGGCGTCGAGGAGGCGATGACCCTGACGCGCGGCGCGCTCAATGCCGAGCGGCGCGGCGATCTGCTCATCCCCATGTACGGCGCGCTTCTCCTTGCCTTCTTCGTCTATTGCTGGCCGATCGCCCGCGCCACCCAGGCCCTCGAGCGCCGCTGGCAGGTGACCACATGA